The following are from one region of the Paenibacillus sp. JZ16 genome:
- a CDS encoding GNAT family N-acetyltransferase, with product MLTTQQLQEIEQLQKECEIHDHVQLKLNWDMLRERKTEPFDYFHYDENGELIAFLGLYAFGSTVEVCGMVKPSERRKGHFGRLFHLAMEYVKSNGYKKILLNAPAGSDAAVFFLNKQGAEYAFSEHQMEWRHTPLEDTDDILLRQATEEDFEMSVHLSVTAFGLDEDDARAMENHRFADHVDMLMIDVNEETVGKLRVSREEGQAWIYGFSILPEYQGRGIGRKALRQVVKEQSSAGYTVHLEVETRNDHALRLYESVGFEAVHVQNYYKYECK from the coding sequence ATGTTAACGACACAGCAACTACAAGAGATTGAACAATTGCAAAAAGAGTGTGAAATTCATGATCATGTACAACTGAAGCTTAACTGGGACATGCTTAGAGAACGCAAAACGGAGCCGTTCGATTATTTTCATTATGATGAGAATGGCGAACTTATAGCATTTTTAGGTCTGTATGCGTTTGGTTCTACTGTCGAGGTATGCGGCATGGTAAAGCCAAGTGAACGTCGAAAAGGACATTTTGGGCGGTTGTTTCACCTGGCAATGGAATATGTAAAATCAAATGGATACAAGAAAATCTTGCTGAACGCGCCTGCGGGATCCGATGCGGCAGTATTCTTTTTGAATAAACAAGGTGCTGAATATGCATTCTCGGAGCATCAAATGGAATGGCGGCATACACCTCTGGAGGACACGGACGATATTCTTCTGAGACAGGCAACTGAAGAGGATTTCGAAATGAGCGTTCATTTATCCGTAACGGCGTTCGGATTGGACGAGGATGACGCCAGAGCGATGGAAAACCACCGTTTTGCGGATCATGTGGATATGCTCATGATTGACGTGAACGAAGAAACGGTTGGAAAACTTCGGGTGAGCCGTGAAGAGGGGCAGGCGTGGATTTATGGTTTCTCCATTTTGCCGGAATATCAGGGCAGAGGCATAGGCAGAAAAGCGCTTCGCCAAGTCGTTAAAGAGCAAAGCTCTGCCGGTTATACGGTACACTTAGAAGTCGAAACGAGAAACGACCATGCTTTGAGATTATATGAGTCGGTTGGATTTGAGGCAGTGCATGTACAAAATTATTATAAATATGAATGCAAATGA
- a CDS encoding ABC transporter substrate-binding protein — protein sequence MKAAGRFCRVLWIVVMMVSAAGCMAGRNGADSSMSESERPFDNVRITAYMAKNPVADILRAHLPEFEKETGIKVDFQALTNEQLSQKMFVQMTVGSESPDVFMIRPLEELSLYENNGWLTPLESYAESDPRYDFADFSSTALESVTVNGKLLAVPLSTEQQILFYRKDLLEKKEIEVPQTLDELEGAVKQVHDPERGVYGFVARGQRSALVTQLSSFVYSEGGNFTNEDQAVLNSKEAVKGIERYVRLLGKYGPPDVLNYSWTQSAELFAQGKAAFFTDASAIYPMLTQSGLAKEKIGYALFPAGDAGRKPYSTTAWGIAINAKSARKDAAWAFIEWASGRDMVLQAQRIGNPGARSSLWHDKEGISGFPEELIPVINESIPIGMSYDRPKVIHVKEARDIIGSIVVKGLIGEDVGVAAESANVQLQELIDSEK from the coding sequence ATGAAGGCTGCAGGACGTTTCTGTAGGGTGTTATGGATTGTCGTCATGATGGTGTCGGCAGCTGGATGTATGGCGGGGAGGAACGGAGCTGACAGCAGCATGTCCGAATCGGAACGACCGTTTGACAACGTGCGGATTACCGCATATATGGCCAAAAACCCAGTTGCGGATATCCTTCGCGCCCATCTTCCCGAATTCGAGAAGGAGACGGGCATCAAGGTTGATTTTCAAGCGTTGACCAATGAGCAGCTCAGCCAAAAGATGTTCGTTCAGATGACCGTAGGTAGCGAAAGTCCCGACGTGTTCATGATCCGGCCTTTGGAAGAGCTGAGTTTGTATGAGAACAATGGCTGGCTAACGCCCTTGGAATCGTATGCCGAATCGGATCCACGTTACGACTTTGCCGATTTTTCGTCAACGGCGCTGGAATCGGTAACGGTGAACGGAAAGCTGCTTGCCGTCCCGCTTTCAACCGAGCAGCAGATTCTATTTTATCGCAAGGATTTGCTGGAGAAAAAAGAAATCGAAGTGCCGCAGACTTTGGACGAGCTGGAAGGGGCGGTCAAGCAGGTGCACGATCCCGAGCGTGGCGTCTACGGTTTTGTTGCAAGAGGGCAGCGAAGCGCTCTCGTCACCCAGCTCTCGTCCTTCGTATACTCCGAAGGCGGAAATTTTACGAATGAGGATCAGGCGGTACTGAACTCAAAGGAAGCGGTCAAGGGTATTGAACGGTATGTAAGGCTCCTCGGAAAATATGGTCCACCGGATGTGCTGAACTACAGTTGGACTCAGTCCGCGGAGTTATTCGCTCAAGGAAAGGCGGCGTTTTTCACCGATGCCAGCGCGATCTACCCCATGCTCACGCAATCAGGACTGGCGAAGGAGAAGATTGGGTATGCGCTGTTTCCGGCAGGCGATGCCGGCCGCAAGCCCTACAGCACTACCGCTTGGGGCATCGCGATCAATGCGAAATCGGCCCGCAAGGATGCGGCCTGGGCTTTCATCGAGTGGGCCTCGGGCCGGGACATGGTGCTGCAAGCCCAGAGGATTGGTAACCCGGGAGCCCGGAGCTCGCTGTGGCATGACAAGGAAGGCATCTCCGGCTTTCCGGAGGAGCTGATTCCGGTGATCAATGAATCCATCCCGATCGGAATGAGCTATGATCGTCCAAAAGTCATTCACGTGAAGGAAGCACGGGACATTATCGGCAGCATCGTAGTGAAGGGACTCATCGGCGAAGATGTTGGGGTTGCTGCGGAGTCGGCAAACGTTCAATTGCAAGAACTTATCGACAGCGAGAAGTAG
- a CDS encoding ABC transporter substrate-binding protein, translated as MKMKKNSIRWVTAALAMILMAGCSVGGTGGSGSGNVDPGKKTLTFWMKKQMFEEQNQMIQERAKQFGEEHDVNVNVEFIAYEDFYPKWSAAIESGTTPDVSFFGYQEVGQFYAKDVLEDVSDVVGSVENANGEIQDSLKTSVTFEDKLYGVPFWTESTALYYRKDMLQAAGYSEPPGTWEEFREMAKALSDPSKGIYGAGLGYGKGNSDAEWLTRAIIWSYGGSLDIEDGKNVAVNSPETLQAVQLIRDIFIEDKVTPPSSIGWDDSGNNKSYLSGQSAMIFNVGSLAATIKNDNPELYENTGIAMLPAGPKGAVVPGISNNLGIFKASRNKELAKSFIEYMTDKTWYGQWVQNGAPLTGPIYTDLANESVWQEEKNKGFVDSIAHFAFLGYPGEYNPKAGEIYNLRYVNDVFQKMLLDSGFTAQQAVDELQSKIEAVYAK; from the coding sequence ATGAAGATGAAGAAAAACTCCATTCGCTGGGTAACGGCAGCTTTAGCCATGATATTGATGGCAGGGTGCAGCGTAGGAGGAACGGGAGGCAGCGGATCGGGAAACGTCGATCCGGGGAAGAAAACCCTGACATTTTGGATGAAGAAGCAGATGTTCGAAGAGCAGAACCAGATGATCCAAGAGAGGGCAAAACAGTTCGGGGAAGAGCATGATGTGAATGTCAACGTGGAGTTTATCGCGTACGAGGATTTTTATCCGAAATGGTCGGCAGCCATCGAATCGGGTACAACGCCGGACGTCTCCTTCTTCGGCTACCAGGAAGTCGGACAATTCTATGCCAAGGACGTTCTAGAGGATGTTTCCGACGTTGTGGGTAGCGTGGAGAACGCAAACGGGGAAATACAGGACAGCTTGAAAACCTCCGTAACGTTCGAGGACAAGTTATACGGAGTTCCGTTCTGGACCGAGTCCACGGCCTTATATTACCGTAAGGACATGCTTCAGGCTGCCGGATACAGCGAGCCGCCTGGAACCTGGGAAGAATTCCGCGAAATGGCGAAGGCACTTTCGGATCCTTCCAAAGGGATATACGGTGCAGGACTCGGTTATGGGAAAGGCAATTCGGATGCCGAATGGCTGACCCGGGCGATCATCTGGTCCTACGGAGGTTCCCTCGATATCGAGGACGGCAAGAACGTGGCGGTGAATTCGCCCGAAACTCTTCAGGCGGTTCAGTTGATCAGGGACATTTTCATCGAAGATAAGGTGACGCCTCCAAGCTCTATCGGATGGGATGACAGCGGCAATAACAAATCGTATTTAAGCGGCCAATCGGCCATGATCTTCAACGTCGGCAGCTTGGCTGCGACGATCAAGAACGATAATCCCGAATTGTACGAGAATACAGGGATCGCCATGCTGCCCGCAGGACCGAAGGGAGCTGTAGTGCCTGGCATTAGCAACAATCTGGGCATATTCAAGGCATCCCGGAACAAGGAGCTCGCCAAATCCTTCATCGAATATATGACGGACAAAACGTGGTACGGCCAGTGGGTGCAGAACGGGGCTCCATTGACCGGTCCGATCTACACGGATCTGGCAAACGAGTCCGTCTGGCAGGAGGAGAAGAATAAAGGATTCGTCGACTCCATCGCACATTTCGCTTTCCTTGGATACCCTGGGGAGTATAACCCGAAAGCTGGAGAGATTTATAACCTTCGATATGTCAACGACGTCTTCCAAAAAATGCTGCTGGATTCAGGCTTCACGGCCCAGCAAGCAGTGGACGAATTACAGAGTAAGATCGAGGCGGTATACGCGAAGTAG
- a CDS encoding histidine kinase, producing the protein MKRLRTSTFAKLTTLLAVLVIPIILLYAYSHQVSINVVRSAVEEGQRNRLTFFMSQMDNMIDQLTKYSVIASNDDGIKSYLAERSRSTLMERIDSQQRITDMLNMQIATSSWDSQILMYVMQYQELLTTDLSARYDAEYLAHAHEQNWSYHRDSRGQAFFSWMRTSASSQDLIVEVRFTDQNLVNMLNRLKQDGDSEPFLYAPDGTVIANSTSVEETIQMAAGILNEMQLGEEGSRIVQSGQGKYVMNYVLSSSLGWYLVDFVRLDSVYSPITLSSTLFYISVSLLLVLVLLLTLLLYRNVQRPISRLLHAVRRIRDGQYMTRLKDVPKNEFMYLFHSFNNMAEQIEELIERVYKESLRSKEATLKQLQSQINPHFLYNCLFYIKNMANLGEKEAVVAMALNLGEYYRYTTRLENPTAPLEEEVKLVDNYLTIQMLRLQRLTFEIEVPESMMQLEIPRLLLQPIVENAVIHGVEDQLDFAMIHISGETEGSRCRIRIDNNGQGMDVGIIDKLKRQVEEPLNESGGFGLWNIHQRLITRYGKHAGLTFSESPSGGLRVELCWEDPSRARGG; encoded by the coding sequence ATGAAGCGGTTAAGAACAAGTACGTTTGCGAAGCTAACAACACTGCTGGCGGTCTTGGTTATTCCGATTATTTTGCTGTATGCCTACTCCCATCAGGTCAGCATCAACGTCGTTCGTTCGGCTGTGGAGGAGGGCCAGCGGAACCGACTGACGTTTTTCATGAGTCAGATGGACAACATGATCGATCAGCTAACCAAATATTCGGTGATTGCGAGCAATGATGACGGGATCAAGAGTTATCTGGCGGAGCGCTCACGAAGCACTCTCATGGAACGAATCGACAGCCAGCAGCGGATCACGGATATGTTGAATATGCAGATTGCAACGAGCAGCTGGGACAGCCAAATCCTAATGTACGTAATGCAGTATCAAGAATTGCTGACTACCGACTTGTCGGCAAGGTATGATGCCGAATACTTGGCTCATGCCCATGAGCAGAACTGGTCTTATCATCGGGATTCGCGAGGACAAGCTTTTTTCAGCTGGATGAGAACGTCCGCTTCTTCACAGGATCTGATCGTGGAGGTCCGTTTCACCGACCAGAATCTGGTCAATATGCTGAATCGGTTGAAACAGGATGGGGACAGCGAGCCCTTCCTGTATGCACCTGACGGAACTGTTATTGCCAACAGCACATCGGTCGAGGAGACGATACAAATGGCGGCCGGCATCCTGAACGAGATGCAGCTTGGGGAAGAGGGCAGCCGAATCGTGCAATCCGGGCAGGGCAAATATGTAATGAATTACGTCTTGTCCAGCAGTTTGGGCTGGTATCTGGTGGATTTCGTCCGACTGGACAGCGTTTATTCGCCGATCACTTTAAGCAGCACCCTCTTTTACATTTCCGTATCGCTCCTGCTTGTTCTCGTCTTACTGCTGACATTGTTGTTGTACCGCAATGTTCAGCGTCCGATTTCCCGCCTGCTTCATGCGGTAAGAAGGATCAGGGACGGTCAATATATGACGCGTCTGAAGGATGTGCCGAAGAACGAATTCATGTATCTGTTCCATTCCTTCAATAATATGGCGGAGCAGATCGAGGAGCTCATCGAACGGGTATACAAAGAGTCTTTGCGATCCAAGGAAGCCACGCTTAAGCAGCTCCAATCGCAAATTAACCCTCACTTCCTGTATAACTGCCTGTTTTACATCAAGAACATGGCAAATCTCGGTGAGAAGGAAGCTGTCGTAGCCATGGCTCTGAACTTGGGGGAGTATTACCGGTACACGACTCGACTGGAAAATCCGACCGCGCCGCTTGAAGAGGAAGTGAAGCTGGTGGACAATTATTTAACGATTCAGATGCTGCGACTTCAGCGCCTAACCTTCGAGATCGAGGTTCCCGAAAGCATGATGCAGCTGGAGATTCCGCGTTTATTGCTCCAGCCTATCGTGGAGAATGCCGTCATTCATGGCGTTGAGGATCAATTGGATTTTGCGATGATTCATATTTCCGGAGAAACCGAAGGGAGTCGATGCAGAATCAGAATTGACAACAACGGCCAGGGCATGGACGTTGGCATCATCGACAAGCTGAAGCGGCAGGTCGAGGAGCCTTTGAACGAAAGCGGGGGATTCGGTCTGTGGAACATTCATCAGAGACTGATCACCCGGTACGGCAAACATGCGGGTTTGACCTTCTCGGAATCGCCGTCAGGAGGGCTTCGCGTAGAATTATGCTGGGAAGATCCAAGTAGGGCAAGGGGGGGATGA
- a CDS encoding response regulator: MMLYTLLIVDDEASVVEGLAHTIPWQTIGIDEVRKAYSAFEALEILQTQPVDIMISDITMPRMNGLELIEITRSRWKKIKTILLSGYAEFAYAKEAITLGTYEYLLKPVSDEVVLEKVGGAVESLRQERESSETYNRAVQAFRANLPQIRGEFLNQLLQGMKSPKNVWAEKLELLEMKSAIGNQAALMLVRMEDRLTEMSPYDSSIMEYAIGNMADEIFGERFRLWRCRDIHGYLVFFVFVSDESADRMHPHGHAQENELKHLAAQLQMNVSRYLKGTISVLIGKRGFFPEDVRKLYQDSLFALRRHIGSHSDMFVYAEDEEELHPVRSLQKCYEPPLLPHLLESGSWKQIKEKLEQILKELSLAHSQSQEHVIEAFFFIYSSLSAYAHKNGRSLADIVGASLADVTGLSQCTTAATLGKWVGQVLPLLESSAEQATRSDRSASVSRMKRFIRDHLSQDISLQAIADHMYMHPVHVSRLFKMETGSNLSDYVLRLKMEQAAELLADHSLKSFEVALKLGYHNPNYFIRVFKKYYSVTPQEYRNSLEAGKP, translated from the coding sequence ATGATGTTGTATACATTGCTGATTGTTGATGATGAAGCAAGCGTAGTAGAGGGGCTGGCGCATACGATACCTTGGCAGACAATCGGGATTGATGAGGTGCGCAAGGCATACTCCGCTTTCGAAGCGCTGGAAATACTGCAGACGCAGCCGGTCGACATTATGATTTCCGACATCACGATGCCACGGATGAACGGGCTCGAGCTTATCGAGATCACGAGATCGAGATGGAAGAAGATCAAAACGATCCTGCTGTCCGGTTATGCCGAGTTTGCTTACGCGAAAGAAGCTATAACGCTTGGCACTTACGAATACCTGCTTAAACCCGTCAGCGACGAAGTCGTGCTTGAAAAAGTAGGCGGAGCTGTGGAATCGCTGCGGCAGGAGCGTGAGTCCAGCGAAACCTACAACCGTGCGGTTCAGGCTTTTCGAGCTAATCTGCCTCAAATTCGAGGCGAATTTCTGAATCAGCTGCTTCAAGGCATGAAATCACCGAAGAACGTTTGGGCCGAAAAACTGGAGCTGCTTGAAATGAAATCCGCCATCGGCAATCAAGCGGCCTTGATGCTCGTACGGATGGAGGACCGCTTGACGGAAATGAGTCCTTATGACTCCTCCATCATGGAGTACGCGATCGGTAACATGGCGGACGAGATCTTCGGGGAACGGTTTCGGTTGTGGCGATGCAGGGACATACACGGATATCTCGTCTTTTTTGTTTTTGTAAGCGATGAATCGGCGGACAGGATGCACCCCCATGGGCATGCACAGGAAAATGAACTCAAGCATCTCGCGGCGCAGTTACAGATGAACGTCAGCCGTTACCTGAAAGGAACGATCTCCGTCCTGATAGGAAAACGAGGTTTCTTTCCGGAAGATGTCCGAAAGCTGTACCAGGACAGTCTTTTCGCTTTGCGCCGCCATATCGGCAGTCACAGTGATATGTTCGTTTACGCAGAAGATGAAGAGGAGCTTCATCCGGTCCGTTCCTTGCAAAAGTGTTATGAGCCCCCGCTTCTCCCTCATTTGCTGGAATCCGGCAGTTGGAAGCAGATCAAAGAGAAGCTTGAGCAGATCCTCAAGGAATTGTCGCTCGCGCACAGCCAATCGCAGGAGCATGTAATCGAAGCCTTTTTCTTTATATACTCCTCGTTAAGTGCCTATGCGCACAAGAACGGACGCAGTCTGGCCGATATTGTCGGAGCGTCCCTTGCGGACGTAACGGGACTGTCGCAATGCACAACCGCGGCCACGCTCGGCAAATGGGTGGGTCAAGTGCTGCCTCTACTGGAGTCGAGCGCAGAACAGGCAACGCGCAGCGACCGGAGCGCTTCCGTGTCCCGGATGAAACGGTTCATACGGGACCATCTGTCTCAGGATATTTCTCTTCAAGCCATTGCGGATCATATGTATATGCATCCGGTTCACGTGTCCCGCCTCTTTAAAATGGAGACCGGATCGAACTTAAGTGATTATGTGCTCCGGTTGAAGATGGAGCAAGCGGCCGAACTGCTGGCCGACCACTCCTTGAAGAGCTTCGAAGTTGCCCTGAAGCTGGGATACCACAACCCGAACTATTTTATTCGGGTGTTCAAAAAGTATTATTCCGTGACGCCCCAAGAATACCGAAACAGCTTGGAAGCCGGAAAGCCCTAA
- a CDS encoding copper amine oxidase N-terminal domain-containing protein: MKKTVILLTSAALMFATAAGTISAKPANTPAGKTSNVASPKGPKEKETRNEEHQIDEVEASVTTSKEEDQVDDSAPSETESTNDSSTDKADAKNKGHQGYKGLLNAIQNVEDKPAGAVLANILLTEYAAKLTDEQQQQLEAIIEKDKALEAAAGMLETNGNVTDAVYLQEEAIQANFKNLDLYKTLGKLNKKAGKKNGVQLYVNGEASDTEPFVKKGNTYVPFRAIAEALEAEVIWDPEKRSITVTKDGVSIQLLIGSKTATVNGKKVSLDAPATVTKGNTYVPVRFISEALNATVKWESESQTVVVYEEEAE; this comes from the coding sequence ATGAAAAAAACAGTCATCCTGCTCACCAGTGCGGCACTGATGTTTGCAACCGCCGCAGGCACGATCTCAGCCAAACCGGCTAACACCCCAGCTGGCAAGACAAGTAACGTGGCATCGCCAAAAGGACCTAAAGAAAAAGAAACTCGAAATGAAGAGCATCAAATCGATGAAGTCGAGGCATCGGTTACGACCAGCAAAGAAGAAGACCAAGTGGATGATTCCGCACCTTCAGAAACAGAGAGCACAAACGACAGCTCCACCGATAAAGCGGACGCCAAGAACAAAGGGCACCAAGGATACAAAGGTTTGCTAAATGCTATTCAAAACGTAGAAGATAAACCGGCAGGCGCCGTTTTAGCGAATATTTTGCTTACCGAATATGCGGCCAAGCTGACGGACGAGCAACAACAACAGCTGGAAGCCATTATTGAAAAGGACAAGGCGTTAGAAGCGGCTGCGGGCATGCTTGAAACAAACGGTAACGTAACTGACGCTGTGTATTTGCAAGAAGAAGCCATTCAAGCAAATTTTAAAAATCTGGATCTATACAAAACCTTGGGTAAGCTCAACAAAAAGGCAGGTAAAAAGAATGGGGTTCAGCTGTATGTGAACGGCGAAGCTTCTGACACCGAGCCTTTTGTCAAAAAAGGCAATACCTATGTTCCTTTTCGCGCTATTGCCGAGGCTTTGGAAGCAGAGGTAATATGGGATCCTGAAAAGCGTTCCATCACCGTCACGAAGGACGGGGTGAGCATTCAACTCCTCATCGGCAGTAAAACAGCAACCGTTAATGGCAAGAAGGTCTCGTTGGATGCCCCGGCTACCGTTACCAAGGGCAATACGTATGTACCCGTACGCTTTATAAGTGAGGCATTGAATGCAACCGTCAAGTGGGAATCAGAAAGTCAGACCGTTGTTGTTTATGAAGAGGAAGCAGAATAG
- a CDS encoding carbohydrate ABC transporter permease codes for MKSLEVQTTPGNTPVPRREQGGTSSRLAYLLMSPVLIYLLAVMALPFCWAVYLSLTNKVVGVPETFIGLRNYVELFTDSVFWKAVWNTAVFTMVAVILKAVFGMIMALVLNENIVARNFFRVMLFLPWTIPTIVSVFTWQWIYSDVGGVLNAILLKTGLIDSPVGWLATPDLAMFSVILVNVWRGIPFMGIAILAGLQTVSKEMYEAAMLDGAGAVKRFFYMTLPSVKEVTILSSVITTIWTLNDFEIIWLLTRGGPDNGTQVLSTLSYTVGFLNMSLGKAIAISLITLPPLIMLIHYVTKRSLASDK; via the coding sequence ATGAAAAGCTTGGAAGTCCAAACAACACCGGGGAATACCCCGGTGCCTAGGCGGGAACAAGGCGGTACAAGCAGCAGGCTGGCCTACCTCCTCATGAGTCCGGTGCTAATTTATTTGCTGGCTGTTATGGCGCTCCCTTTTTGCTGGGCGGTCTATCTTAGCTTGACGAATAAAGTGGTCGGCGTTCCCGAAACATTCATCGGGCTGCGGAACTATGTGGAGTTGTTTACCGATTCCGTGTTTTGGAAGGCGGTATGGAACACGGCTGTCTTTACGATGGTGGCGGTTATTCTGAAAGCGGTGTTTGGGATGATTATGGCTCTCGTGCTCAACGAGAATATCGTTGCCAGAAACTTTTTTAGGGTGATGCTGTTTCTTCCATGGACCATTCCGACCATTGTTTCCGTATTTACCTGGCAGTGGATTTATTCCGACGTCGGAGGCGTGCTGAATGCCATTCTCCTCAAAACAGGGCTCATCGACAGTCCCGTCGGCTGGCTGGCCACACCGGACCTGGCCATGTTCTCCGTCATTCTCGTCAACGTGTGGCGCGGCATTCCGTTCATGGGCATTGCCATTCTGGCCGGCCTGCAGACGGTGTCCAAAGAGATGTATGAAGCCGCCATGCTGGATGGAGCGGGAGCAGTCAAGCGGTTTTTCTACATGACGCTCCCCTCGGTAAAAGAAGTGACCATTCTATCTTCCGTCATCACCACCATCTGGACGCTGAACGATTTCGAGATCATCTGGCTTCTGACACGCGGCGGCCCGGACAACGGCACGCAGGTGCTGTCCACGCTTAGCTATACCGTCGGCTTTCTGAACATGAGTCTCGGTAAAGCCATTGCGATATCCCTCATTACGCTGCCGCCGCTGATCATGCTGATCCATTATGTGACCAAGCGTTCGCTAGCGTCCGACAAGTAA